A region of the Haemophilus parainfluenzae genome:
TCTGACATTAAACCACTACCAACTTGTTTGCGTAACGTTCTGCCAATGTGTAAGCCGTAATTTTCACGTAATCCTTCGTTAGACAGTGCGCGGTTGAGCGTAGCAGCTTGTCCGATAAATCGGATTTTATCGAGCTCAACTTCACAAGAAAATTCAAAGATTTCACGTGCGCTCACCTGTTTGAAAATATCATAAGGATCGCAATCAGCACATTCATCGTGTTCTTTCTCAAAAATAACTTCGCCATTTTTTTCAATTAAAATGATGTTTGTGTGTTGATCTTGAATCGCTACTTTCACTCGGTCATTATCGGCAAACAACACGGCTTCTGAATATAAGATATGATCGGTTTGATGAATATCCACATTAACGAGCTTTTTATCAAGCATCGCTTTGGCTTGGGAAACTTGCTCTGGTGTGATGTGTTTTAATACTTCCAACTCACCCTCAGGGTCACCGCCTAAAGTACCAATTGCTGCAGCAATAGGCAATCCCACCATGCCGGTTCCAGGTACTGTAACACCTAAACCATTTTTCATTAAGTTTGGTGATACTTTAGCTTCAATACGTTCAGGTGTTTTGCCTAAATATTTAGCCGCTGTTGCTGCTGCAAGCGCCAAAGAGATAGGTTCAGTACAGCCAAGTGCCGGAACCACATCGCGTTCTACAATTTGAATTAATGGTTTTTCGATTTCGTTGAGTCTTTCTTGATTCATAAAATTCTTTTTAATATGTTAAATGCTGTCTTCTTTCTCTATAACTAATATGCGTGCTTCACCTTGTGGATGAGCAACATGTTCGGTACCGATACCCGCATAAAAAATATCACCTGTATGGAGCAATACAGTTTTCTCTTGGCCGTCTTCTTTGTAGCGCATTTCCACCGTACCATCCATGACAGCAAAGACTTCTTTACCGTCATTGATATGCCATTTGTAAGGTTTATCTGTCCAGTGAAGACGCACGGAAATACCATTCATATTGGTAATATCAAGTGCTCCCCAAGCACGTTCTGCCTTAAAGTGCTGACTTTGAATAACTTTATTCATGACTATATTCCTTAGTGCGCCTCATCCCAGTTCGTACCTTGACCTATTTCTACAATCAGTGGTACGACTAAATTAGCTGCGCTTTCCATGTGTGTTTTGATGAACTCGCTATAAAACTCAACTTTTTCTGACCGCACTTCAAACACCAATTCATCGTGTACCTGCATGATCATTGCGATATCGGGATCATTTTGTAGTTTTTGATCCAATTGAATCATGGCACGTTTAATAATGTCTGCGGCGGTACCTTGCATTGGCGCATTGATTGCTACACGTTCGGCGGCTTTACGGCGCATACCGTTAGAGGAGTTAATATCCGGCAGATATAAACGACGGCCGAATAGGGTTTCCACATAGCCTTGGGCTTTGGCTTTTTCACGAATATCGTGCATAAAAGTTTGTACGCCTGGATAGCGTTTGAAATACAAATCCATATAGCTCTGAGCATCGGTACGGCCAATACCGAGTTGGCGCGATAAGCCAAAGGCTGACATACCATAAATTAAACCGAAGTTAATCGCTTTAGCATTACGGCGTTGCTCGGACGTTACTTCATCGAGTGCGACACCAAAGATTTCTGCTGCGGTAGAGCGGTGAATATCTTTGCCTTGGGTAAAGGCGTTAATTAAGCCCTGATCCTGTGATAGGTGCGCCATAATGCGCAGCTCGATTTGCGAATAGTCGGCTGCAACAACAGTAAAGCCTTCTCGCGCAATAAATGCCTGGCGAATACGGCGGCCTTCTTCATTACGAATCGGAATGTTTTGCAGATTCGGATCGCTTGATGAAAGACGACCGGTGGCTGTCACCGCTTGATGGTAGGATGTATGCACTCGACCCGTTTGCGGATTCACCATTTGCGGCAATTTGTCAGTGTAGGTGGATTTTAGTTTGCTTAGCCCACGATGTTCTACCAATACTTTCGGCAATTCATGACTAAATGCGAGTTCTTCCAACACTTCCTCGTTGGTGGATGGCGCGCCTTTTGGTGTTTTTTGAATAACCGGCAAACCTAATTTATCAAACAAAATTTCTTGTAATTGTTTGGTTGAGGCCAAATTAAATGGCTGCCCCGCTAAGACATAGGCTTGTTCTTCTAATTCACTTAAACGGTTAGCGATTTCATTAGATTGTAGGAATAGTGCGTCGCTATCAATTAAGACACCACGACGTTCCATACGGGAAAGTACGCCTAACAACGGCAATTCCATTTCTTTAAAGAGTTTTTCAAGACTTGGTTCTTTAGAAAGTTTTTCCCATAGCATTTGTTGCAGTTTCATTGTTACATCAGCATCTTCCGCCGCGTACTCGGCGCCTTTTCCCAACGGAATTTGGTTAAATGTCAGCTGATTTTTACCTTTGCCTGCAATCTCTTCAAAACTGATGGTTTGATGCCCTAAATAACGTTTCGCTAGATCGTCCATATTATGACGGCCTGTGCTGTTGAGCACGTAGGATTCGAGCATAGTATCGAAAGCCACACCTTGCACATCAATGCCATTACGGGCAAAGATGGTGAGATCGTACTTGAAGTTTTGCCCGACTTTTTGAATAGCAGGATTTTCTAAAACCGGTTTTAACAACGTAAGTGCGGTTATTTTTTCGAGAGTTTTTGGTGCGCCTAAATAATCTAATTGTAGCGGTAAATAAGCTGCTTCACCGTTTTCTAACGCAAAGGAAATCCCCACTAAGTTAGCGGCCATATAATCTAAATTATCGGTTTCTGTATCTAAAGCAAAAAGTTTGGCTTGCTTGAGTTTTTCCACCCAACGATTTAAATCCGCTTCGGTGAGCAAGGTTTCATAACGGCTACGATCAATTTGAATTGCCGGCAATACTTCATCGCTATTGTCTTGAGCGAGCGCAGGCGTGGCTTGATAGTGATTCACTTTAGCCGGTTGTTCACTACTATTGGTGATAGAATCCGCACCATTCATCACTTCATTGAGCCAACGTTTAAATTCATAACGGCTGAAATATTCAGTGAGTTGATCGTTATTGCTTGCGCCAAGAGTGAGTTGCTCTGGCGTAATATCGAGGGCGACATCGGTTTTGATGGTGGCAAGACGATAGGATAAATCGGCCATTTCTTTTTCAGCCAATAACTTATCACCTAATTTTTTTGCCCCACGAATTGGCAATTCAGCCACTTTGTCTAAGTTGGCATAAATTTCTGCCATGCTGCCGATACCTTGCAAGAGGCCAAGTGCGGTTTTTTCACCGACACCTGCCACGCCTGGAATATTGTCGGCATTATCACCCATTAGCGCTAAGTAATCGATGATGAGTTCAGGTGGAATACCGTATTTTTCAATCACGGCATCGCGATCCAATAAGGTATTATTCATGGTGTTGATCAACATAATGTTGTCATCCACTAGCTGAGCCATGTCTTTATCGCCGGTGCTGATCAAGACTTTTTGATTGGCTTTGGAGGCGGCTACCGCTAAGGTACCGATGACATCGTCAGCCTCCACGCCTTCAATGACTAAAAGAGGAATGCCAAGGGCGCGGATAATATCGTGTAACGGCTGAATTTGTTTACGCAGATCGTCTGGCATCGGTGGACGATGGGATTTATATTGTTCAAACATTTCATCACGGAAAGTTTTGCCTTTCGCATCAAAGACTACCGCAATATGGCTGGGTTGCACTTGCGAAATCAGGCTTTTGAGCATGTTTAATACACCGTACATGGCGCCAGTCGGTTCACCAGCAGAATTGGTGAGTGGCGGAAAGGCATGAAAAGCACGATATAAATAAGATGAACCGTCCACTAGGACTAATGGATTAGGAGCAATAGTTGGCATAAATATTCCGTTCAAAAATAATGAAAAGTGTCGCATTATAGCGTAAATTGCGAAATGGGGCGAACGGATAAAGGCGGTCAATTAAACGTAAAAATTATGACGAAGGCATTTGGCTGTGGCATAATAGGATCACTTGAGCATTCAACATAAGGGAATAACATGTCATTAAAACTGGTTGAAGTTGTTGTATTAGGGCAAGTGCTGCGCTTGAATGTCCCTGCCGAACAAGAAGAGATTTTGCGTCAAGCGGCGCGTAATTTAGATCTTCAAGTATCTGAAATGAAAGAGCGTACAGGTTTATTGCAATTAGACCGTGTGCTTTCTATTGTTGCCTTGAATTTAAGTTTTGAATTAACTCAAGAAAAGAATAAAAATGCCCGGATTGAAAACGTGCTATGTACGAGAATTCAGCAGTTAGATCATTCTTTAGAGAATGCATTAGGTGGGCGCCTTATCGTCGATTAAATAAAAAAGAACCGCATGTTGAAAGTGCGGTTCTTTTTTATGTATTTTTAATCGGGCGTGTAATAGAGTTTACCAATTTCAATTTTTTGTCGCCCTGTTTCTTCACGCCATTTATTGCTGTCTCGTAAAGAATAAACGCAGCCACAATATTCTTGCTGATAAAAACGTTCACGCTTACTGATTTCGATCATGCGTTGCGATCCGCCAGCTTTACGCCAGTTGTAATCCCAATAAATCACATCATCATATTTTTCAGCCGCACGGTGACCGCAACCGTTGATTTGATCCATGTCTTTCCAGCGAGAAATACCAAGGCAACTAGTAAACACAGGGAAACCATGCTCATGAGCATATTCAGCGGCTTTTTCAAAACGCATATCAAAACACATGGTGCAACGGATGCCACGTTCAGGTTCCCATTCCATGCCTTTTGCGCGATCAAACCATTGTT
Encoded here:
- a CDS encoding serine dehydratase subunit alpha family protein; amino-acid sequence: MNQERLNEIEKPLIQIVERDVVPALGCTEPISLALAAATAAKYLGKTPERIEAKVSPNLMKNGLGVTVPGTGMVGLPIAAAIGTLGGDPEGELEVLKHITPEQVSQAKAMLDKKLVNVDIHQTDHILYSEAVLFADNDRVKVAIQDQHTNIILIEKNGEVIFEKEHDECADCDPYDIFKQVSAREIFEFSCEVELDKIRFIGQAATLNRALSNEGLRENYGLHIGRTLRKQVGSGLMSDDLLSKIMIETTAASDARMGGATLPAMSNSGSGNQGIAATMPVVVVADYLNVSEEKRLRALFLSHLMAIYIHSKLPKLSALCAVTTASMGSCAGIAYLLTGKFETASMGICSMIGDISGIICDGASNSCAMKVSTSVASGYKSVLMAMDETHVTGNEGIVEHDLDRTIDNLCSIASKSMHHIDRQVIEIMVSKPCP
- a CDS encoding cupin, with product MNKVIQSQHFKAERAWGALDITNMNGISVRLHWTDKPYKWHINDGKEVFAVMDGTVEMRYKEDGQEKTVLLHTGDIFYAGIGTEHVAHPQGEARILVIEKEDSI
- the polA gene encoding DNA polymerase I, which translates into the protein MPTIAPNPLVLVDGSSYLYRAFHAFPPLTNSAGEPTGAMYGVLNMLKSLISQVQPSHIAVVFDAKGKTFRDEMFEQYKSHRPPMPDDLRKQIQPLHDIIRALGIPLLVIEGVEADDVIGTLAVAASKANQKVLISTGDKDMAQLVDDNIMLINTMNNTLLDRDAVIEKYGIPPELIIDYLALMGDNADNIPGVAGVGEKTALGLLQGIGSMAEIYANLDKVAELPIRGAKKLGDKLLAEKEMADLSYRLATIKTDVALDITPEQLTLGASNNDQLTEYFSRYEFKRWLNEVMNGADSITNSSEQPAKVNHYQATPALAQDNSDEVLPAIQIDRSRYETLLTEADLNRWVEKLKQAKLFALDTETDNLDYMAANLVGISFALENGEAAYLPLQLDYLGAPKTLEKITALTLLKPVLENPAIQKVGQNFKYDLTIFARNGIDVQGVAFDTMLESYVLNSTGRHNMDDLAKRYLGHQTISFEEIAGKGKNQLTFNQIPLGKGAEYAAEDADVTMKLQQMLWEKLSKEPSLEKLFKEMELPLLGVLSRMERRGVLIDSDALFLQSNEIANRLSELEEQAYVLAGQPFNLASTKQLQEILFDKLGLPVIQKTPKGAPSTNEEVLEELAFSHELPKVLVEHRGLSKLKSTYTDKLPQMVNPQTGRVHTSYHQAVTATGRLSSSDPNLQNIPIRNEEGRRIRQAFIAREGFTVVAADYSQIELRIMAHLSQDQGLINAFTQGKDIHRSTAAEIFGVALDEVTSEQRRNAKAINFGLIYGMSAFGLSRQLGIGRTDAQSYMDLYFKRYPGVQTFMHDIREKAKAQGYVETLFGRRLYLPDINSSNGMRRKAAERVAINAPMQGTAADIIKRAMIQLDQKLQNDPDIAMIMQVHDELVFEVRSEKVEFYSEFIKTHMESAANLVVPLIVEIGQGTNWDEAH
- a CDS encoding cell division protein ZapA, with translation MSLKLVEVVVLGQVLRLNVPAEQEEILRQAARNLDLQVSEMKERTGLLQLDRVLSIVALNLSFELTQEKNKNARIENVLCTRIQQLDHSLENALGGRLIVD
- a CDS encoding epoxyqueuosine reductase QueH, yielding MTEEQIQPQSAVDSQPKFQKPRKQKVRKDPNAPFIREKLELPEGHNKLLLHSCCAPCSGEVMEAILASGIEFTIYFYNPNIHPLKEYLIRKEENIRFAQKFGIPFIDADYDRQQWFDRAKGMEWEPERGIRCTMCFDMRFEKAAEYAHEHGFPVFTSCLGISRWKDMDQINGCGHRAAEKYDDVIYWDYNWRKAGGSQRMIEISKRERFYQQEYCGCVYSLRDSNKWREETGRQKIEIGKLYYTPD